In one window of Macadamia integrifolia cultivar HAES 741 unplaced genomic scaffold, SCU_Mint_v3 scaffold1623, whole genome shotgun sequence DNA:
- the LOC122064358 gene encoding uncharacterized protein LOC122064358: protein MVDLQTVCSMCGDVGFPDKLFRCSGCRHRFQHSYCSNYYIESSVRMELCDWCQSEERSSSTKHGGVSSRRSVVHDGTIGSTNRSEYSGEKIKQNDRGDNTDKGKNSSSNTTATATATPSPRPTARRYKLLKDVMC from the exons ATGGTGGATCTTCAGACAGTTTGCAGTATGTGCGGCGACGTCGGGTTCCCTGACAAGCTCTTCCGTTGCTCTGGTTGCCGCCATCGCTTTCAGCATTC GTACTGTAGTAATTATTATATTGAATCATCGGTGAGGATGGAATTGTGCGATTGGTGCCAGAGCGAAGAGAGAAGCAGCAGTACAAAGCATGGTGGGGTGTCTTCAAGGAGGTCAGTCGTACACGATGGTACTATTGGGTCCACGAACAGGTCGGAGTATTCTGGTGAAAAGATTAAACAGAACGATAGGGGAGACAACACCGACAAAGGGAAAAACTCGAGTAGTAATACTACAGCTACAGCTACAGCTACACCTTCACCAAGGCCCACGGCACGCAGGTATAAGCTTCTCAAGGATGTAATGTGCTGA
- the LOC122064359 gene encoding metalloendoproteinase 4-MMP-like gives MFPFFSYFLSLFPSFFFFLSLLLLSIPCFPARPSPGTLTVDTTTALTVKDIKATWHQFERFQNTAKGSHVSGLSELKKYFHGFGYLVVSDTNFTDTFDDRFESAVIRYQSRLGLPVTGKLDSDTVSQIMSPRCGMSDTHVLHTTRHFAYFPDEPRWTRRTPMRLSYAFSPDNMFRNLSASDIRAVFERAFTRWSAVIPVSFYVTENYDSADIKIGFYSGDHGDGQPFDGVLGVLAHAFSPETGLFHIDAGETWAVDFGKEKSKVAVDLESVVTHEIGHLLGLGHSSVREAIMYPILIPRTKKVDLKLDDVDGVQALYGSNPNFKFSSLSASDTSTNQAVGSRIRTSKWLTSLLLLILCLFI, from the coding sequence ATGTTTCCATTTTTCagttactttctctctcttttcccctctttcttcttctttctctcccttctcctcctttcCATCCCTTGTTTTCCCGCCAGACCTTCACCGGGAACGTTAACGGTTGACACAACAACCGCTTTAACTGTCAAAGACATCAAAGCCACATGGCATCAGTTCGAGCGATTCCAAAACACTGCCAAGGGAAGCCACGTCAGCGGCCTATCGGAGCTCAAGAAGTACTTCCATGGGTTCGGCTATCTCGTGGTATCGGATACGAACTTCACAGACACATTCGATGACCGATTCGAATCGGCGGTGATTCGTTATCAATCCAGACTCGGTCTCCCTGTCACCGGTAAGCTCGATTCCGATACGGTCTCACAGATAATGTCGCCTAGGTGTGGCATGAGCGACACACACGTGTTACATACGACACGGCACTTCGCTTACTTCCCTGATGAGCCGAGGTGGACTCGCCGGACTCCGATGAGACTTAGTTACGCTTTCTCGCCGGATAATATGTTCCGAAACCTGAGTGCGTCCGATATACGAGCGGTTTTTGAACGGGCTTTTACACGGTGGTCTGCTGTTATACCGGTGAGTTTCTACGTAACGGAGAATTATGACTCGGCTGATATTAAGATTGGGTTCTATAGTGGGGACCACGGAGATGGACAACCGTTCGATGGGGTGCTTGGCGTGCTCGCACATGCCTTCTCGCCTGAGACCGGGTTGTTCCATATTGATGCAGGGGAGACGTGGGCGGTTGATTTTGGGAAGGAGAAATCAAAGGTGGCCGTTGATTTGGAATCGGTTGTAACACATGAGATTGGACACTTGTTAGGGCTGGGTCACTCTTCAGTGCGAGAGGCAATTATGTATCCTATCTTGATCCCAAGGACTAAGAAGGTGGACTTGAAGCTTGATGACGTGGATGGGGTACAGGCCTTGTATGGATCAAACCCAAATTTCAAGTTCAGTTCTTTGTCGGCTTCTGATACGTCTACAAATCAAGCCGTTGGTTCAAGAATCCGGACCTCAAAGTGGCTCACTTCTCTCCTACTCTTGATATTGTGTTTGTTTATATAA